One genomic segment of Bacteroides caccae includes these proteins:
- a CDS encoding cytochrome c biogenesis protein ResB, with product MHYVYVMVYISLAVAMQLLTGNFPVSFFAFPLNLVFAALWLFLLWMLYKEYKIAKFTRFLYSSQASILSIGLLICGCLIIGLFPQLSDAEAKMREGLPAFLGCYNFMTSWIFIAILLFLLSNLAMITIHAYHYRKQARWRFILNHAGLWLALFAGFLGSSDTQTLRIPIYKGEPSREAFDMNGASHYLDYEIELNSFAVEYYPNGRPSRFAANVRLGNEKALLEVNHPYAYRLGEDIYLTGYDVTKGNESEYCILQVVKQPWKYIIVAGILMMLAGAILLFINGPKTDDKLG from the coding sequence ATGCACTACGTCTACGTAATGGTATATATTTCACTGGCAGTTGCGATGCAACTACTTACGGGAAATTTTCCGGTTTCCTTTTTCGCCTTTCCGCTCAATCTTGTTTTTGCAGCGCTATGGCTTTTCTTGTTATGGATGTTGTATAAGGAATATAAAATTGCAAAATTTACCCGATTCCTCTATTCTTCCCAAGCAAGTATCCTATCTATCGGATTACTCATCTGCGGTTGCCTGATAATAGGTCTTTTCCCTCAACTATCCGATGCGGAAGCAAAAATGCGTGAAGGGCTTCCAGCCTTTTTAGGTTGCTATAACTTTATGACTTCCTGGATATTCATCGCCATACTTCTGTTCTTATTAAGTAACCTGGCAATGATTACCATTCACGCCTATCATTACCGCAAACAGGCACGTTGGAGATTCATCCTGAATCACGCGGGGCTATGGCTGGCTCTATTTGCCGGTTTTCTAGGAAGCAGTGACACACAGACTTTACGTATACCTATATATAAAGGTGAGCCATCACGCGAAGCATTCGACATGAACGGTGCATCGCATTATTTGGATTATGAAATCGAACTCAACTCTTTTGCCGTAGAATACTACCCGAACGGGCGTCCTTCCCGCTTTGCCGCCAATGTACGTCTGGGAAATGAAAAAGCATTGCTTGAGGTCAATCACCCATACGCCTATCGGTTGGGAGAAGATATTTACCTCACCGGCTATGACGTAACGAAAGGCAACGAGAGTGAGTACTGCATCTTGCAGGTAGTAAAACAACCCTGGAAATATATAATAGTAGCAGGTATCCTGATGATGCTTGCGGGAGCTATTCTTCTATTCATTAACGGACCTAAAACAGATGATAAACTGGGATAA
- a CDS encoding tetratricopeptide repeat-containing sensor histidine kinase, with product MNRNLHHIITTIITVFISVTLYAAHTNAERLSLLQPLIQYDLAFNTGVTTDSIILWEKLLTPELEKQQRYDILFQLKAMAVQSSITEGNISLAIDNANSMYKKAKEIDYPLGTALALRAIGNTYLSSSTPQVAIGSYEEAIEIMQQIPEADIYLKNALSQMILIKLNNRQMAGIEKDINYLEALCDKRPDSPCYFYLPCCRAFYEIQSDKLPSALEHLQKMERIYAKHPYPYFLLLIKYLYASYHIAAKEYTQALQSYDELLPYVKESGSYKDIQISQERAKVLSLMGRIEEACEEYEVINARKDSLDANSYLRQINELHTLYQIDKNELNNINRQKKILYWSWFIILSVLSLIIFFIFRIKRNNKRLIQSQQEQEKVKKQAENSIRTKSLFLSNMSHEIRTPLNALSGFSTILTEESIDEETRKQCNDIIQQNSELLLKLINDVIDLSSLEIGKMTFKFKICDAVGLCRNVIDMVEKIKQTHADVRFSTPLDSLELLTDSARLQQVLINLLINATKFTSQGSITLQLEQQTEDTALFSVTDTGTGIPKEKQKKIFNRFEKLNENAQGTGLGLSICQLIIEQLGGSIWIDPDYEEGSRFLFTHPIDKSDQGKEETR from the coding sequence GTGAATAGAAACTTACACCACATAATTACTACAATTATAACGGTATTCATATCGGTAACATTGTACGCTGCACATACTAATGCAGAACGTCTGTCTTTATTACAGCCGCTTATTCAGTATGACCTTGCTTTTAACACCGGCGTCACCACAGACAGTATTATCTTATGGGAGAAGCTGTTAACACCTGAACTTGAAAAACAGCAACGATACGACATCTTATTCCAGCTCAAAGCAATGGCGGTTCAGTCATCAATAACAGAAGGAAATATCAGCCTGGCTATTGACAACGCCAATTCAATGTATAAGAAAGCTAAAGAGATAGACTACCCGCTAGGAACAGCTCTTGCACTACGTGCAATCGGAAATACATATTTAAGCTCATCAACACCACAAGTTGCCATAGGTTCTTATGAAGAAGCAATAGAGATTATGCAACAGATACCCGAAGCCGACATCTATTTAAAAAACGCATTATCTCAAATGATACTTATTAAGCTCAATAACCGGCAAATGGCAGGAATTGAGAAAGATATCAACTACTTGGAAGCTCTTTGCGACAAAAGGCCCGATTCACCTTGCTATTTTTATCTTCCCTGTTGCCGTGCGTTTTATGAGATACAGTCAGACAAACTCCCTTCGGCATTGGAACATCTGCAAAAAATGGAGCGAATCTATGCCAAACATCCGTATCCATATTTTCTTCTGTTAATCAAATACTTATATGCTTCCTACCATATCGCCGCAAAAGAATATACCCAAGCATTGCAATCGTATGATGAATTACTGCCATACGTCAAAGAATCCGGTTCGTACAAAGACATACAGATATCACAAGAACGGGCAAAAGTTCTTTCATTAATGGGACGTATCGAAGAAGCATGTGAGGAATATGAAGTGATTAACGCACGCAAAGACTCACTTGACGCCAATAGCTATCTGCGCCAGATCAATGAATTGCATACTCTCTATCAGATTGACAAGAATGAATTAAACAACATAAACAGGCAAAAGAAAATCTTATACTGGAGCTGGTTTATTATCCTGTCTGTCCTCTCCTTAATTATATTCTTCATCTTCCGCATCAAAAGGAACAACAAACGTCTGATCCAATCGCAACAAGAACAAGAAAAAGTAAAGAAACAGGCAGAAAATTCGATTCGCACTAAAAGCCTTTTCCTCTCTAACATGAGTCATGAGATTCGTACTCCACTCAACGCCTTATCCGGCTTTTCCACCATTCTGACGGAAGAATCCATTGATGAAGAAACGAGAAAACAGTGCAATGATATTATCCAGCAAAATTCGGAACTGTTGCTAAAGTTGATTAATGACGTGATTGACTTATCCAGCCTTGAAATTGGAAAGATGACATTCAAGTTCAAAATATGCGATGCAGTAGGACTATGCAGAAACGTCATTGATATGGTGGAAAAGATAAAGCAGACCCATGCAGACGTCCGCTTCTCCACTCCTCTCGATTCCTTGGAACTACTGACAGATAGTGCCCGCCTGCAACAAGTACTGATCAACCTGCTTATCAATGCAACTAAATTCACCTCACAAGGCTCTATCACTCTGCAACTTGAGCAACAAACGGAAGATACGGCACTTTTCTCTGTCACCGATACCGGCACAGGAATCCCTAAAGAAAAACAGAAAAAGATATTCAACCGTTTCGAGAAGCTCAATGAAAATGCCCAAGGTACGGGGCTCGGACTATCGATTTGCCAACTCATCATCGAACAACTGGGAGGTAGTATCTGGATCGACCCCGATTACGAAGAAGGTTCACGTTTCTTGTTTACACATCCTATTGACAAAAGCGACCAAGGAAAGGAGGAAACAAGATGA
- a CDS encoding cytochrome c biogenesis protein, translating into MINWDNFYVFAAVSICLWLIGAVFALRSSTRSKTAIGFTSGGIIVLAVFITGLWLFLQRPPLRTMGETRLWYSFFMGIAGLLTYIRWQYRWILSFSALLATVFVIINLMKPEIHDQSLMPALQSIWFIPHVTVYMFSYSVLGCAFIIALTGLFRHKEEYLHTADNLVYAGIAFLSIGMLLGSLWAKEAWGNYWSWDPKETWAVITWAGYLLYVHLRLFRKTGRKTLYVLLIMSFLTLQMCWYGVNYLPAAQQSVHLYNRNN; encoded by the coding sequence ATGATAAACTGGGATAATTTCTATGTATTTGCAGCAGTATCTATCTGCTTATGGCTGATAGGAGCAGTATTTGCCCTTCGCTCGTCAACAAGAAGTAAGACAGCAATCGGTTTTACGTCAGGCGGAATTATCGTTCTGGCCGTATTCATTACCGGATTATGGCTCTTCCTGCAACGTCCTCCGTTACGCACTATGGGGGAAACCCGTTTGTGGTACTCTTTCTTCATGGGCATAGCCGGACTACTGACTTATATCAGATGGCAGTATCGTTGGATTCTTTCTTTCTCGGCACTGCTCGCCACAGTCTTTGTCATTATCAATCTGATGAAACCCGAGATACACGACCAGTCACTAATGCCGGCTCTGCAAAGCATATGGTTCATTCCCCATGTCACCGTATATATGTTCTCTTACTCTGTATTGGGCTGTGCTTTTATAATCGCATTGACCGGGTTGTTCCGCCATAAGGAAGAATACTTGCACACAGCCGACAATTTGGTTTATGCGGGAATAGCATTCCTCTCCATTGGTATGCTGCTAGGTTCCCTTTGGGCAAAAGAAGCATGGGGAAACTATTGGAGCTGGGATCCGAAAGAGACTTGGGCAGTCATCACTTGGGCAGGGTATTTACTTTACGTACACCTCCGTCTTTTTCGGAAAACGGGACGGAAAACGCTTTATGTGTTGCTCATCATGTCCTTCCTGACTTTGCAGATGTGCTGGTACGGAGTAAATTATTTACCGGCGGCTCAACAAAGCGTACACTTATATAATCGTAATAACTAA
- a CDS encoding tetratricopeptide repeat-containing sensor histidine kinase, translated as MKRLILLHIVCCCFLVGKADYEMNTDSLIQVFQNLPHDSTRLVALNNIIRIEQNNPKCIQFSDTLMKEALFQKDDKYAGLAAYYHLLYYYNHNKTDSVAKWITQMEPHVHKSDIWDYFFDAKRFQIDLYTYNEEYERAISEANKMKQQAFEKNNHRGLVAAHQCLSNAYIGSQRWEEGIKALEEAYKLLAPDANPVVRISVLSQLVSVTKEMKNNSKLFKYLQELESTLYKHIKENPSLKDGFSDVFLFNELFYAYYYLNTQQPQRAYEHLVKAKEYQNENNYFMYQVLYFDTYARYYKYIGEYQKASDYIDTTLVMLKDNYASDYAEQLLVKAKIWVKAGDSEKAVPLYQKALAIKDSASMSLANNQMEQIKSSYQLDKINMEQQRHNNRIRLIFLAVIIVVLFVLFIFMFRLAMVRKALKRSENEIRKAAATVRETNEIKNRFLSNMSYNIRTPLNNVVGFSQLIACEPNIDEGTRKEYSNIIHQSSEKLMRLVNDVLDLSRLEAQMMKFQIQVYDAVELCNEACYMARMKNETTGIQVRFYTETKSQPVRTDTARLTQMILSTLVYPHEYQQDQKQERVIRFILSRKDEMLHFQIINSPLADTTFVSQETVIRHEINQLLLTHFGGTYQINTQPPEGPEIVFTYPIASDSE; from the coding sequence ATGAAACGATTAATACTACTGCACATAGTCTGTTGCTGCTTTCTTGTCGGAAAAGCCGATTATGAAATGAACACGGACAGTTTGATACAGGTGTTTCAAAACCTGCCTCATGACTCAACCCGTCTTGTAGCTTTAAACAACATTATAAGAATAGAACAGAATAATCCTAAATGCATCCAGTTCTCGGACACTTTAATGAAAGAAGCATTGTTTCAGAAGGATGATAAATACGCAGGACTGGCAGCCTATTATCACCTATTGTACTATTATAACCACAACAAAACAGACAGCGTAGCGAAATGGATTACACAAATGGAACCACACGTCCACAAATCCGATATATGGGATTATTTCTTCGACGCCAAACGTTTCCAGATCGACTTGTACACTTACAACGAAGAATACGAGCGTGCCATTAGCGAGGCAAACAAGATGAAGCAACAAGCTTTCGAAAAAAACAATCATCGGGGACTGGTAGCCGCTCATCAGTGTCTGAGCAATGCCTACATCGGCAGTCAACGTTGGGAGGAAGGCATCAAAGCACTGGAAGAAGCCTACAAGCTACTTGCTCCGGACGCTAATCCGGTAGTTCGCATCTCGGTACTGTCGCAATTGGTATCTGTCACCAAAGAAATGAAGAATAACAGCAAGCTGTTTAAATACCTGCAAGAACTCGAAAGCACACTCTATAAACATATCAAGGAAAATCCTTCTCTTAAAGACGGTTTCTCTGACGTATTTCTGTTCAACGAATTGTTCTATGCTTATTATTACCTGAATACCCAACAGCCGCAAAGAGCCTATGAACATCTGGTGAAAGCTAAGGAATATCAGAACGAAAACAACTATTTCATGTATCAGGTACTTTATTTCGACACCTACGCCAGATATTACAAATATATCGGTGAATATCAAAAAGCCTCAGATTATATCGACACCACATTAGTCATGCTGAAAGACAACTATGCCAGCGACTATGCCGAACAGTTATTGGTGAAAGCTAAAATATGGGTAAAGGCCGGCGATAGCGAAAAGGCCGTTCCACTATATCAGAAGGCACTTGCCATTAAAGATTCCGCCTCCATGTCGCTTGCAAACAATCAAATGGAACAAATAAAGAGCAGTTATCAACTGGATAAAATCAATATGGAACAACAACGGCACAACAACCGGATTCGCCTCATCTTTCTGGCTGTGATTATCGTTGTTTTATTTGTATTATTCATTTTCATGTTCCGTCTGGCTATGGTACGAAAGGCATTGAAACGTTCGGAAAACGAAATCCGCAAAGCCGCCGCAACCGTTCGGGAAACGAATGAAATAAAGAACCGCTTTCTTTCGAACATGAGTTATAACATCCGCACTCCGCTCAATAACGTAGTAGGATTCTCGCAACTCATAGCGTGCGAACCGAATATTGACGAAGGAACAAGGAAGGAATATTCAAACATAATCCACCAAAGCTCTGAAAAGTTAATGAGACTTGTCAACGATGTGCTCGACTTATCACGCCTGGAAGCTCAAATGATGAAATTCCAGATACAAGTTTACGATGCTGTCGAACTATGCAACGAAGCATGTTATATGGCACGTATGAAGAATGAAACGACAGGCATCCAAGTCCGATTCTACACAGAAACGAAGTCACAGCCCGTCCGCACAGATACCGCCCGCCTGACACAGATGATACTTAGCACACTGGTTTACCCGCATGAATACCAGCAAGACCAAAAACAGGAACGCGTCATCCGTTTCATACTCAGCCGGAAAGATGAAATGCTTCATTTCCAAATCATTAATTCGCCGTTGGCGGATACTACCTTTGTCTCACAGGAAACTGTCATCCGGCACGAAATCAACCAATTATTACTGACACATTTCGGAGGAACCTATCAAATCAATACCCAACCCCCGGAGGGTCCGGAAATTGTTTTCACCTACCCGATCGCTTCCGATTCGGAATAA
- a CDS encoding MATE family efflux transporter, with protein MYTNKQIWSVSYPILLSLLAQNVINVTDTAFLGHVSEVALGASAMGGLFYICVFTIAFGFSTGSQIVIARRNGEGRYTDVGPVMIQGVMFLFVMALLLFGFTKAFGGNIMRLLVSSESIYKGTMEFLDWRIYGFFFSFINVMFRALYIGITRTKVLTINAVVMALTNVVLDYALIFGKFGLPEMGIKGAAIASVLAEASSILFFLIYTYVTIDLKKYGLNRLRSFDPALLMRILSISCFTMLQYFLSMATWFVFFVAVERLGQRELAIANIVRSIYVVLLIPVNSLATTTNSLVSNAIGAGGIKHVMPLINKIARFSFFIMLGLVAVTALFPQLLLSVYTSEAALIAESVPSVYVICIAMLIASVANVVFNGISGTGNTQAALLLETITIIIYGSYIIFIGMWLKAPIEICFTIEIVYYTLLLITSYIYLKKAKWQNKKI; from the coding sequence ATGTATACCAACAAACAGATTTGGAGTGTCAGTTACCCGATACTACTCAGCTTGCTGGCACAAAATGTCATCAATGTCACCGATACGGCGTTCCTGGGTCACGTAAGTGAAGTTGCCTTGGGAGCTTCTGCTATGGGCGGACTATTCTATATATGTGTATTCACCATCGCATTCGGATTCAGTACCGGTTCGCAAATTGTCATTGCGAGACGTAACGGCGAGGGACGCTACACAGATGTAGGTCCGGTGATGATTCAGGGAGTTATGTTCCTATTTGTAATGGCATTACTACTCTTCGGTTTCACCAAGGCTTTCGGTGGCAACATCATGCGGTTGCTGGTTTCCTCGGAATCAATCTACAAAGGGACAATGGAGTTTCTGGACTGGCGTATATACGGATTCTTCTTCTCATTCATCAATGTTATGTTCCGGGCACTGTATATCGGAATCACACGTACTAAAGTGCTGACCATTAACGCAGTCGTCATGGCATTGACCAATGTCGTGCTGGACTACGCACTGATCTTCGGGAAATTCGGTCTGCCCGAAATGGGTATCAAGGGAGCCGCCATTGCTTCCGTACTGGCCGAAGCCTCCTCTATCCTATTCTTCCTCATCTACACATATGTCACTATCGACTTAAAGAAATACGGACTGAACCGTCTGCGTTCGTTCGACCCTGCACTGTTGATGCGGATTCTCAGCATTTCCTGCTTCACCATGCTCCAATACTTCCTGTCAATGGCTACATGGTTCGTATTCTTTGTTGCCGTAGAACGGCTGGGACAACGGGAACTGGCGATTGCCAACATAGTCCGGAGTATCTACGTCGTATTGCTGATTCCGGTCAATTCACTGGCAACCACCACAAACAGTCTTGTCAGTAATGCTATCGGTGCGGGAGGTATCAAGCACGTAATGCCGCTTATTAATAAAATTGCGAGATTCTCGTTCTTTATTATGCTGGGGCTGGTAGCAGTCACAGCACTATTCCCGCAACTACTGCTGTCCGTCTATACCAGTGAGGCAGCACTGATTGCAGAATCCGTCCCTTCAGTCTATGTGATTTGTATCGCCATGCTCATCGCATCGGTAGCCAATGTTGTGTTCAACGGTATCTCGGGCACAGGAAACACACAAGCCGCCTTACTGCTCGAAACAATTACAATTATCATTTACGGCTCGTATATCATTTTCATCGGGATGTGGCTCAAAGCACCGATTGAAATCTGCTTTACCATTGAGATTGTGTACTATACCTTGTTATTGATAACGAGTTATATTTATCTCAAAAAAGCAAAATGGCAGAATAAAAAGATATAA
- the folD gene encoding bifunctional methylenetetrahydrofolate dehydrogenase/methenyltetrahydrofolate cyclohydrolase FolD, which produces MTLIDGKAISEQVKQEIAAEVAEIVAQGGKRPHLAAILVGHDGGSETYVAAKVKACEVCGFKSSLIRYESDVTEEELLAKVRELNEDSDVDGFIVQLPLPKHISEQKVIETIDYRKDVDGFHPINVGRMSIGLPCYVSATPNGILELLKRYKIETSGKKCVVLGRSNIVGKPMAALMMQKAYPGDATVTVCHSRSKDLIKECQEADIIIAALGQPNFVKAEMVKEGAVVIDVGTTRVPDATKKSGFKLTGDVKFDEVAPKCSYITPVPGGVGPMTIVSLMKNTLLAGKKAIYQ; this is translated from the coding sequence ATGACTCTGATAGACGGAAAAGCCATTTCCGAACAAGTAAAACAAGAGATTGCAGCCGAAGTAGCCGAAATTGTGGCTCAGGGCGGTAAACGTCCCCACCTGGCAGCTATCCTTGTGGGACACGACGGTGGCAGCGAAACTTATGTAGCCGCCAAAGTAAAAGCCTGCGAAGTTTGTGGGTTCAAATCTTCCCTCATCCGCTACGAAAGCGACGTGACCGAAGAAGAACTGCTTGCCAAAGTACGTGAACTGAATGAAGACAGTGACGTAGACGGATTCATCGTCCAACTCCCGTTACCGAAACATATCTCCGAACAGAAAGTTATCGAAACGATTGATTACCGTAAGGACGTAGACGGATTCCACCCTATTAATGTAGGACGTATGTCTATCGGACTTCCGTGTTATGTATCTGCCACTCCCAACGGTATCCTCGAACTACTGAAGCGTTACAAAATTGAGACTTCGGGCAAGAAATGTGTCGTACTCGGCCGAAGCAATATCGTCGGCAAGCCTATGGCTGCCCTGATGATGCAGAAGGCTTATCCGGGAGACGCAACCGTCACCGTATGTCACAGCCGCAGCAAAGACCTGATAAAAGAATGTCAGGAAGCCGACATTATCATTGCCGCTTTGGGACAGCCCAACTTTGTGAAGGCTGAAATGGTAAAAGAAGGTGCAGTCGTAATTGATGTAGGTACTACCCGTGTGCCGGATGCAACCAAGAAATCCGGATTCAAGCTGACCGGTGACGTGAAGTTCGACGAAGTAGCGCCAAAATGTTCTTACATCACCCCCGTACCGGGTGGCGTTGGTCCGATGACGATAGTATCGTTAATGAAAAATACACTTTTAGCCGGTAAGAAAGCCATTTATCAATGA
- the ffh gene encoding signal recognition particle protein, which yields MFDNLSERLERSFKILKGEGKITEINVAETLKDVRKALLDADVNYKVAKNFTDTVKEKALGQNVLTAVKPSQLMVKIVHDELTQLMGGETVEVDIDARPAVILMSGLQGSGKTTFSGKLARMLKTKKNRKPLLVACDVYRPAAIEQLRVLAEQIDVPMYCELESKNPVEIAQHAIQEAKAKGYDLVIVDTAGRLAVDEQMMNEIAAIKEAINPNEILFVVDSMTGQDAVNTAKEFNERLDFNGVVLTKLDGDTRGGAALSIRSVVNKPIKFVGTGEKLDAIDQFHPARMADRILGMGDIVSLVERAQEQYDEEEAKRLQKKIAKNQFDFNDFLSQIAQIKKMGNLKDLASMIPGVGKAIKDIDIDDNAFKSIEAIIYSMTPAERSNPEILNGSRRTRIAKGSGTTIQEVNRLLKQFDQTRKMMKMVTSSKMGKMMPKMKK from the coding sequence ATGTTCGATAATTTAAGTGAAAGACTAGAACGGTCATTCAAGATTCTGAAAGGTGAAGGCAAAATCACCGAAATTAACGTGGCGGAAACGCTGAAAGATGTACGCAAGGCACTTCTTGATGCCGACGTAAACTACAAGGTAGCAAAGAATTTCACAGATACCGTGAAAGAAAAAGCTCTTGGACAGAACGTACTTACAGCAGTGAAACCAAGCCAGTTGATGGTGAAAATCGTGCACGACGAACTGACCCAGTTAATGGGTGGCGAGACTGTCGAAGTTGATATTGATGCCCGCCCGGCAGTAATCCTGATGTCAGGTTTGCAAGGTTCCGGTAAGACTACCTTCTCCGGTAAGCTGGCCCGGATGCTGAAAACCAAGAAGAACCGCAAGCCATTACTGGTAGCTTGTGACGTTTACCGTCCGGCAGCTATCGAACAGTTGCGTGTGTTGGCAGAGCAAATTGACGTACCGATGTACTGCGAACTGGAAAGCAAGAACCCGGTAGAAATCGCGCAACACGCTATCCAGGAAGCTAAAGCCAAAGGATACGACCTCGTAATCGTCGATACAGCCGGACGTCTGGCAGTAGACGAACAGATGATGAACGAGATTGCCGCTATCAAGGAAGCAATCAATCCGAACGAAATTCTGTTTGTGGTTGATTCCATGACCGGACAGGACGCTGTGAATACGGCCAAAGAATTTAATGAACGTCTGGACTTCAACGGTGTGGTACTGACCAAGCTCGACGGTGATACCCGTGGTGGTGCGGCGCTTTCTATCCGTTCAGTAGTCAACAAGCCGATTAAGTTTGTAGGTACAGGCGAAAAGTTGGACGCGATCGACCAGTTCCACCCTGCCCGTATGGCAGACCGTATCCTCGGTATGGGTGATATCGTTTCGTTGGTAGAACGTGCGCAGGAACAATACGACGAAGAAGAAGCTAAACGTTTACAGAAGAAGATTGCCAAGAATCAATTCGACTTCAACGACTTCCTCAGCCAGATTGCACAAATCAAGAAAATGGGTAATTTGAAAGACCTTGCTTCCATGATTCCGGGAGTAGGAAAAGCAATCAAAGACATTGATATCGACGACAATGCTTTCAAGAGTATCGAAGCTATCATCTACTCCATGACTCCGGCAGAGCGTTCCAACCCGGAAATCCTGAACGGTTCACGCCGCACACGTATCGCGAAAGGTAGCGGTACAACGATTCAGGAAGTAAACCGCCTGTTGAAACAATTCGACCAGACTCGTAAAATGATGAAAATGGTAACCAGCAGCAAAATGGGTAAGATGATGCCTAAGATGAAGAAATAA
- a CDS encoding cytochrome c peroxidase has product MKKSTKLIVALLVVVAALAVTYRLMHRVPSADLEANAQMQQIITDAGCLRCHTSTPDLPFYASMPVAGKIVMEDVSKAYRAFDMTQMEADLEAGQPLNPADLAKIEKVILDGKMPQAKYYLVHWGASFNDAKKEVALNWVKSHRMGMYTDITVAPEFANEPIRPIADSIAVDVRKVVLGNLLYHDTRLSADNTVSCASCHGLDTGGVDNKQYSEGVGGQFGGVNAPTVYNAAYNFVQFWDGRAGTLAEQAAGPPLNPVEMACESFDQIIDKLAEDKDFVSAFNEVYADGLSEKNITDAIQEFEKTLLTPNSRFDRYLKGQKDAITENEIAGYELFKKYDCATCHVGEILGGKSYELIGVQHDYFADRQAEMTEEDNGRFKQTQIERDRHRFKVPGLRNIELTAPYFHDGSMATMDDAVRAMAKYQLGIDLPQQEVDKIVAFLRTLTGEYKGQLLTNKNMEI; this is encoded by the coding sequence ATGAAGAAAAGTACAAAACTAATTGTGGCACTGTTGGTAGTGGTAGCGGCATTAGCAGTCACTTATCGACTTATGCACCGCGTACCTTCTGCCGATCTGGAAGCAAATGCGCAGATGCAGCAGATTATTACGGATGCAGGATGTTTGAGATGTCATACCTCAACACCGGACCTACCGTTCTATGCAAGCATGCCTGTGGCCGGAAAAATTGTAATGGAAGACGTCAGCAAGGCATACCGTGCCTTCGACATGACCCAAATGGAGGCAGATCTGGAAGCAGGACAGCCCCTCAATCCGGCAGACCTGGCCAAAATAGAAAAAGTGATCCTCGACGGAAAAATGCCCCAGGCAAAATATTACCTTGTGCATTGGGGGGCTTCCTTCAATGACGCAAAAAAGGAAGTCGCACTGAACTGGGTAAAAAGTCACCGTATGGGAATGTATACGGACATTACAGTAGCACCGGAATTTGCCAACGAACCCATTCGTCCCATTGCCGATTCTATCGCAGTGGATGTACGCAAAGTCGTTCTGGGTAATTTGTTGTATCATGACACACGTTTATCTGCTGACAATACCGTATCATGTGCCAGTTGCCACGGGTTGGATACAGGCGGCGTGGACAACAAACAATATTCCGAAGGTGTAGGCGGACAGTTTGGTGGCGTCAATGCCCCGACAGTATACAACGCCGCATACAATTTCGTTCAATTCTGGGATGGCCGTGCCGGAACTCTTGCCGAACAAGCTGCCGGTCCTCCGTTGAATCCGGTGGAAATGGCTTGCGAATCATTCGACCAGATTATCGATAAATTGGCTGAAGACAAAGATTTCGTATCCGCATTCAACGAAGTGTATGCCGACGGATTGAGTGAGAAGAATATCACAGACGCCATTCAGGAGTTTGAAAAGACTTTGCTGACTCCCAACTCACGCTTCGACCGCTATCTGAAAGGACAAAAAGATGCAATCACCGAAAACGAAATCGCCGGATACGAACTTTTCAAGAAGTATGATTGCGCAACCTGCCATGTAGGAGAAATCCTGGGAGGGAAATCTTATGAACTGATAGGCGTACAGCACGATTATTTTGCCGATCGACAGGCAGAAATGACTGAAGAAGACAACGGCCGCTTCAAACAGACTCAAATAGAACGTGACCGCCACCGCTTCAAAGTGCCCGGTCTGAGGAATATCGAACTGACCGCTCCATATTTCCACGACGGCAGCATGGCTACTATGGATGACGCAGTCCGTGCAATGGCTAAATACCAGTTGGGCATCGATTTGCCACAACAGGAAGTAGATAAGATTGTAGCCTTCCTCCGCACACTGACCGGAGAGTACAAAGGACAGCTATTAACGAATAAGAATATGGAAATCTAA